A genomic region of Brevibacillus sp. JNUCC-41 contains the following coding sequences:
- a CDS encoding VanZ family protein, with the protein MLNGLYPSILMITFFGLFFGFKFFKGYISLLRYFYWIIFGIYLTGLVVFTFFPFPYQNYLIQVMIEDNLGSENNLIPFNGVKEAIEVRYFSTVIRQYALNILLFIPLGFAPSILLSKIKKKQIILIGFLTSLTIEVVQVIAGFFIGYNYRSFDIDDLIMNSFGTIIGLLIFKILFKFLRNKQLLLEQKERPISHTPSIHQ; encoded by the coding sequence ATGTTGAATGGATTATATCCAAGTATTCTTATGATTACGTTTTTTGGATTGTTTTTTGGATTTAAATTTTTTAAAGGTTATATCTCATTATTACGTTATTTTTATTGGATCATTTTTGGTATTTATCTTACTGGATTAGTAGTTTTCACTTTCTTCCCTTTTCCTTATCAAAATTATTTAATTCAAGTGATGATTGAAGATAATTTAGGATCAGAGAATAATTTAATTCCGTTTAATGGAGTCAAAGAAGCAATTGAGGTTCGATATTTTTCAACAGTAATAAGGCAATATGCTTTAAATATTTTATTATTTATCCCATTAGGATTTGCACCTTCAATTTTATTATCAAAAATAAAGAAAAAGCAGATTATCCTTATTGGATTCTTAACTAGTTTAACTATAGAAGTGGTTCAAGTAATAGCTGGATTTTTTATAGGTTATAATTACCGTTCATTTGACATTGATGACCTTATAATGAATAGTTTTGGCACTATTATTGGGCTATTAATATTTAAAATCTTGTTTAAATTCTTGAGAAACAAGCAATTACTATTAGAACAAAAAGAAAGGCCAATCAGCCATACTCCGAGCATTCACCAATAA
- a CDS encoding SDR family NAD(P)-dependent oxidoreductase yields MSQLSYPGVGAYKLSKFALNGLTQLLAGEVKGDIKINAVDPGWVSSEMGGPSVPTTPKQAAESFLWLATIGSEGPNGKFFRGEKLIDW; encoded by the coding sequence ATGAGCCAATTGTCATATCCAGGTGTAGGGGCATATAAGCTGTCTAAGTTTGCCTTAAACGGATTGACACAATTGCTTGCTGGAGAAGTCAAAGGTGATATTAAAATAAATGCCGTCGATCCAGGATGGGTAAGCTCAGAGATGGGTGGACCATCTGTTCCAACGACACCCAAGCAAGCCGCTGAGTCTTTCTTATGGTTAGCAACAATCGGATCTGAGGGACCAAACGGAAAATTTTTCAGAGGTGAAAAACTAATAGATTGGTAA
- a CDS encoding SDR family NAD(P)-dependent oxidoreductase has translation MPIYLRSQSRGIISGNGCRQSRKHFSTAIIVNERYGRLDVLINNAGVYLDEDKKLVAMDPSILEKTMKTNFFGVYHVIRSFIPIMEKQAMAELLMFPQNMAK, from the coding sequence TTGCCAATATACTTAAGAAGTCAGAGTAGAGGTATCATTTCTGGTAATGGATGTAGACAATCAAGAAAGCATTTTTCGACCGCGATCATTGTAAATGAGCGATATGGAAGATTAGATGTATTGATTAATAATGCAGGCGTGTATTTGGATGAAGATAAAAAGTTAGTGGCTATGGACCCTTCCATTCTGGAGAAAACAATGAAAACCAATTTCTTTGGGGTTTACCATGTAATCCGCTCCTTTATTCCCATCATGGAAAAACAAGCTATGGCAGAATTATTAATGTTTCCTCAGAATATGGCGAAATGA
- a CDS encoding SDR family NAD(P)-dependent oxidoreductase gives MSKDTKVALVTGGNRGIGYKVVKQLALEGFKVILTSRDPIMGHKIANILKKSE, from the coding sequence ATGTCAAAGGATACAAAAGTTGCGCTTGTCACTGGCGGTAATCGAGGAATTGGATATAAGGTGGTCAAACAATTGGCTTTGGAAGGTTTTAAGGTCATCTTGACAAGTCGAGATCCAATAATGGGTCATAAGATTGCCAATATACTTAAGAAGTCAGAGTAG
- a CDS encoding DMT family transporter, which yields MRGVTREKFGLFLGLVGVICFSLTLPSTSIAVEYFGTTIVGLGRTVVAAILVAVVLIVRKEKLPSLHQFKRLLIVAFGAVLGFPLLTSWAMESLPVSHGAVELALLPLATAGFAIFRAGEFPSLKFWISSMISSLAVIMYALHLGFGQLQFADLALLAAVIILGLSYAEGGELAKELGSWQVIAWAIMIGAPFFIIPVGLNLTTEMLHAPIQAWISFIYLAVVSQFLAYVAWYSGMALGGIARVSQIQYLQPFLMILFATVFLDESITIFTLVIAVIVVFSVILGKNAPISKNGTVSEKS from the coding sequence ATGCGGGGAGTAACAAGAGAAAAATTCGGATTATTTTTAGGATTAGTGGGGGTCATTTGTTTTAGCTTAACACTCCCTTCTACAAGTATTGCAGTAGAATATTTTGGGACTACGATCGTTGGTTTAGGAAGAACAGTTGTAGCCGCTATTTTAGTAGCCGTTGTACTAATTGTTCGAAAGGAAAAGCTACCTTCTCTTCACCAATTCAAACGCCTACTCATTGTTGCTTTTGGTGCAGTTTTAGGATTTCCTCTCCTCACTTCTTGGGCAATGGAATCCTTACCTGTTTCTCATGGAGCTGTGGAATTAGCTCTGTTACCGTTAGCGACAGCCGGATTTGCTATATTTAGGGCAGGTGAATTCCCATCTCTCAAATTCTGGATTTCTAGTATGATCAGCTCTTTAGCGGTAATTATGTATGCCCTTCATCTTGGATTCGGGCAGTTGCAATTTGCCGATTTAGCTTTACTGGCAGCAGTGATCATTCTGGGACTTAGTTACGCAGAAGGGGGAGAATTAGCGAAAGAATTAGGTAGCTGGCAAGTGATTGCATGGGCAATTATGATCGGTGCTCCATTTTTCATTATTCCAGTTGGGCTGAATCTGACAACTGAAATGCTTCATGCCCCAATACAAGCTTGGATTAGTTTTATTTATCTCGCAGTGGTTAGTCAATTTCTAGCATATGTTGCTTGGTATAGCGGAATGGCTTTGGGCGGGATAGCAAGAGTTAGTCAGATTCAATATTTACAACCATTTTTGATGATTCTATTTGCAACAGTATTTCTAGATGAATCCATTACAATTTTCACTCTTGTAATAGCAGTGATTGTTGTCTTTTCTGTTATATTAGGCAAAAATGCTCCCATATCAAAAAACGGAACTGTATCAGAGAAAAGCTAA
- a CDS encoding PLP-dependent aminotransferase family protein yields MNSKYMKIIEDIKLRLEDGSLIAGSKLPSVRQLSEYFSCSKNTVIKAYVELEKEHLIYSVPKSGYYVVNEYQKAPEENEVIDFLSAGPDKNVMPYVEFQHCINQAIEHYKEELFTYSDQQGLYSLRVQLVKYLQNLQVFTQPERLVVVSGSQQALNLLVSMPFPNGKNNILIEQPTYFGFIESINLHQTTTFGIELSMEGIDLDRLEYIFRNNDIKFFYIIPRFHNPLGHCYTNSEKKKIVELAEKYDVYIVEDDILGDLDPNPKSDPLFSFDPSGRVIYIKSLSKIFLPGLRIGTVVLPELMINNFIRYKFSTDFNSSALSQGALEIYLKSGMFNSHLKKVKELYRNKMQILQEACQLFLPANTSFSKPTSGFYLSISLPENVKAKQVVHMLSEQYIYVDDASRMFLAEYKKENLVRLCISQVNESQIKLGVERLAHCIALIDSRKKHVTPNNFLLI; encoded by the coding sequence ATGAATTCAAAATATATGAAGATAATCGAAGACATTAAGCTTCGATTAGAAGATGGTTCGCTAATTGCAGGCAGTAAACTGCCTTCTGTTCGTCAGTTATCTGAGTATTTTTCATGTAGCAAAAATACGGTCATTAAAGCATACGTAGAACTTGAAAAAGAGCATTTAATTTATTCTGTTCCTAAAAGCGGCTACTATGTTGTGAATGAATACCAAAAAGCGCCGGAAGAAAATGAGGTAATTGATTTTTTGTCTGCCGGTCCAGATAAAAATGTTATGCCTTATGTGGAATTTCAACATTGTATAAATCAAGCAATTGAACATTATAAAGAAGAGCTTTTTACATACTCTGATCAACAAGGTCTTTACTCACTACGAGTACAGTTGGTGAAATATCTGCAAAATTTACAGGTTTTCACTCAACCAGAAAGATTAGTCGTTGTATCTGGCTCCCAGCAAGCACTTAATTTATTGGTTTCTATGCCATTTCCAAATGGGAAAAACAATATTCTAATTGAACAGCCTACTTATTTCGGATTCATTGAGTCAATCAATCTGCATCAAACTACTACTTTTGGAATTGAATTATCAATGGAAGGGATTGATCTTGATCGTCTGGAATACATTTTTCGAAATAATGATATAAAATTTTTCTATATTATCCCGAGATTTCACAATCCACTAGGCCATTGTTATACGAATAGCGAAAAGAAAAAAATCGTGGAGTTAGCTGAAAAATACGATGTATATATAGTGGAGGATGATATATTAGGAGACCTTGATCCAAATCCAAAATCAGATCCATTATTTTCTTTTGATCCTTCTGGGAGAGTGATCTATATTAAAAGCCTTTCGAAAATTTTTCTCCCTGGGTTAAGAATTGGTACTGTCGTTCTTCCTGAATTAATGATTAACAATTTCATACGATATAAATTCAGTACGGATTTTAATAGTTCAGCTCTTTCTCAAGGTGCGCTGGAAATCTATTTAAAAAGCGGTATGTTTAATAGCCATCTCAAAAAAGTTAAAGAGCTTTATAGGAATAAAATGCAAATCCTTCAAGAAGCATGTCAATTATTTCTGCCGGCCAATACTTCTTTTTCAAAACCGACTTCCGGATTCTATCTTTCCATCAGTTTGCCCGAAAATGTGAAAGCAAAACAGGTGGTCCATATGCTAAGCGAGCAGTATATATATGTTGATGATGCATCAAGGATGTTTTTAGCAGAATATAAAAAGGAAAATCTCGTTCGATTGTGCATCTCACAAGTGAACGAGAGTCAAATTAAACTAGGGGTAGAGCGATTGGCTCACTGTATTGCTTTAATTGACAGTAGAAAAAAACATGTTACTCCAAATAACTTTTTACTCATATAG
- a CDS encoding FAS1-like dehydratase domain-containing protein, producing MSLNVGDIITFERTFTKEDVELFTKVSWDEAIHHITPDEQGRLVIQGLLTACLPTKVGGENNVLARTMNFEFIKPVFTGDTIVCEVTIEKFEKKDNGRISILATFLCTNQNAEHVLRGSFAGVIV from the coding sequence TTGTCTTTAAACGTAGGGGATATTATTACATTTGAACGGACTTTCACTAAAGAGGATGTTGAATTGTTCACAAAAGTATCATGGGATGAGGCGATTCACCATATTACTCCCGATGAACAGGGAAGACTTGTTATTCAAGGGTTGTTGACTGCTTGTTTACCAACAAAAGTTGGTGGAGAAAACAATGTACTGGCTCGTACTATGAATTTTGAGTTCATTAAACCAGTTTTTACAGGAGATACAATAGTATGTGAAGTAACGATCGAAAAATTTGAAAAGAAAGATAATGGTAGAATATCTATTTTGGCAACTTTCCTATGCACAAATCAGAATGCGGAACATGTATTAAGAGGAAGCTTTGCGGGAGTAATAGTATAA
- a CDS encoding MFS transporter, giving the protein MKNQRIFTISFLFLFISNFLVFIGFEMLLPILPAYLLSMNASSIQVGLVTSLFTIGAVLIRPFVGYYLIDNQRKSLAICASAALMIITILYPYLNIIWLILLLRLFHGAAWGVSTTANSTIVVDLIPKTRLGEGIGYFSISTTVGAIVAPSIGILIYDSFSFDILIWSSAVLSLLAVIALQFVYSPTNVKRKKKPFRFLDMIFEKDVWFPALLTVITTLGFGAIITFLVLFGKQKGVDHIFLFFLINATVSTLLRPFTGKWYDKKGPWSIIIISAMLGFLSLFILSYTTNHIQLIIAAILFGAGYGTVMPCLQTWTVQKVREEKRGAANATFFSSFDVGVGISAFVLGILAEWISLEMIFRFVSLSFIVVAVLVYKDYINKSKA; this is encoded by the coding sequence ATGAAAAATCAAAGAATCTTTACTATATCATTTCTTTTTTTATTTATAAGCAACTTTTTAGTTTTTATTGGGTTTGAAATGTTGCTGCCTATTTTGCCTGCCTATTTGTTAAGCATGAATGCATCTTCCATTCAGGTAGGTCTAGTCACATCATTATTTACGATAGGTGCTGTTTTAATCAGGCCTTTTGTAGGTTACTATTTAATTGATAACCAGAGGAAAAGTCTGGCCATTTGTGCAAGTGCAGCTTTAATGATCATTACAATACTATATCCGTATCTTAATATTATATGGCTTATTCTATTGTTACGGCTTTTCCATGGTGCTGCTTGGGGGGTATCAACCACAGCTAATAGCACAATAGTAGTGGATTTGATTCCTAAGACACGCTTAGGAGAAGGGATAGGGTATTTTTCTATATCCACAACGGTCGGAGCTATCGTTGCACCGAGTATAGGTATCCTTATCTATGACTCTTTTTCCTTCGATATTTTGATATGGTCATCAGCAGTATTGAGCTTATTGGCGGTAATTGCGCTTCAATTTGTATATTCACCTACTAATGTAAAGCGTAAGAAGAAACCATTTCGCTTTTTGGATATGATTTTTGAAAAAGACGTATGGTTCCCAGCATTACTTACCGTTATTACAACACTAGGTTTTGGGGCTATCATTACATTCTTGGTTCTTTTTGGTAAACAAAAGGGAGTAGATCATATTTTTCTATTCTTCCTTATCAATGCAACTGTATCAACTTTACTACGGCCGTTTACAGGAAAATGGTATGACAAAAAAGGACCTTGGTCTATTATCATTATCTCAGCTATGTTAGGATTTTTGTCACTTTTTATCCTGTCTTATACGACAAATCATATTCAACTTATCATTGCGGCGATTTTATTTGGGGCAGGTTATGGCACTGTTATGCCATGTTTACAAACGTGGACTGTTCAAAAAGTAAGAGAAGAAAAAAGGGGTGCAGCCAACGCAACCTTTTTTTCCAGCTTTGATGTTGGTGTTGGAATTAGCGCATTTGTATTAGGCATTTTAGCTGAATGGATTAGTTTAGAGATGATCTTCAGGTTTGTTAGTCTAAGTTTTATTGTTGTTGCAGTTTTAGTCTATAAGGATTATATAAATAAAAGTAAGGCATAA
- a CDS encoding MTH1187 family thiamine-binding protein gives MAIVDVTVIPVGTQTPSVSSYVADIQRVLKQYEEKGEIRFQLTPMNTIIEGDLPKLFEVIQAMHEVPFEKGLARVCTNIRIDDRRDKERKMEDKVKRVKGMLEE, from the coding sequence ATGGCAATAGTTGATGTAACGGTTATTCCTGTTGGTACACAAACTCCAAGTGTCAGCAGTTATGTGGCAGATATTCAAAGAGTATTAAAGCAATATGAAGAAAAGGGAGAAATCCGTTTTCAACTGACTCCCATGAATACAATCATTGAAGGCGACCTGCCTAAGTTGTTTGAAGTGATCCAAGCGATGCACGAAGTACCTTTTGAAAAAGGTCTTGCTAGAGTTTGTACGAATATCCGAATCGATGACCGTCGTGATAAAGAACGCAAAATGGAAGACAAAGTAAAGCGAGTGAAGGGCATGCTTGAGGAATAG
- a CDS encoding molybdopterin-dependent oxidoreductase: MQDILQYPSKTLEVVLECSGNKRNLFETKIFGEQWGKGAIGQGRWKDVPLGPYLNYLD, from the coding sequence ATGCAAGACATTCTTCAATACCCATCTAAAACGCTGGAAGTTGTCCTTGAATGCTCGGGGAACAAGCGTAATCTATTCGAAACTAAAATATTTGGGGAACAATGGGGAAAGGGAGCTATTGGCCAAGGTAGGTGGAAAGATGTACCATTAGGACCTTACTTGAACTATCTGGACTAG
- the nhaC gene encoding Na+/H+ antiporter NhaC, which translates to MKKEMSFGVAIIPLFVMIVMMAITVVWLEQGPHIPLIVGTSAAAIVAWSSGYKWNEIEESMYKGIRLALPAVVIIILVGMTIGAWMGGGIVATMIYYGLKILTPSFFLVSISVICAVVSLAIGSSWSTMGTIGVAGMGIGLSMGIPAPMIAGAIISGSYFGDKMSPLSDTTNLASGLTGTDLFVHIRHMLYTTIPGFIIALVIYAILGKDFGKGDMNAENIEQTMRVLQDSFVISPFLLIIPLIVIILVAKKVPAIPALIIGVLLGFLSQIFIQGGNMADAIAALQSGFVIDTGNNMVDKLFNGGGLDSMMYTVSMTIVAMTFGGILENTGMLQAIVKQILRFAKTSRSVVASTVLSCFATNVTCSEQYISIVIPSRMYVKAYRDKGLHSKNLSRALEDGGTLTSVFVPWNTCGVFILATLGVHAFDYAPYAILNFIIPVISIIYAMTGFTITKLTEAEIQNIKKEEEATLPI; encoded by the coding sequence ATGAAAAAAGAAATGTCATTCGGTGTTGCAATAATACCGCTCTTCGTCATGATCGTAATGATGGCAATTACGGTGGTCTGGCTGGAACAGGGTCCGCATATTCCACTTATTGTAGGCACATCAGCTGCGGCTATTGTTGCTTGGAGTTCAGGTTATAAGTGGAACGAAATAGAAGAGTCTATGTACAAGGGAATACGTCTCGCCCTGCCAGCAGTTGTCATCATTATTCTAGTAGGGATGACAATCGGGGCTTGGATGGGCGGAGGAATTGTTGCCACCATGATATATTATGGTCTTAAAATCCTCACTCCTTCATTTTTTCTTGTTAGCATCTCCGTTATTTGTGCAGTGGTATCATTGGCAATCGGCAGTTCTTGGTCAACGATGGGGACAATCGGTGTTGCTGGGATGGGGATTGGTCTAAGTATGGGAATACCAGCACCAATGATTGCGGGGGCTATTATTTCAGGCTCATATTTTGGTGACAAAATGTCACCGCTTTCAGACACGACCAATCTTGCATCCGGACTTACAGGGACAGATTTATTCGTACATATTCGCCATATGCTTTACACGACGATTCCAGGATTTATCATTGCCTTGGTTATATACGCCATTCTTGGGAAGGATTTTGGTAAAGGAGATATGAATGCTGAGAATATTGAACAAACGATGCGTGTATTGCAGGATAGCTTTGTCATTTCTCCGTTTCTATTGATCATTCCGTTAATCGTCATTATTCTAGTTGCTAAAAAAGTTCCAGCCATTCCGGCGTTGATTATAGGGGTATTGCTCGGCTTCTTATCACAAATTTTCATTCAAGGAGGCAACATGGCTGATGCAATAGCAGCATTGCAAAGCGGCTTCGTGATTGATACGGGCAATAATATGGTCGACAAGCTGTTTAACGGCGGCGGATTGGATTCAATGATGTACACAGTGTCCATGACGATTGTTGCAATGACATTTGGTGGAATCCTTGAAAACACAGGCATGCTTCAAGCAATCGTAAAGCAAATATTAAGATTCGCAAAAACATCGAGAAGCGTCGTTGCATCAACAGTTTTATCATGTTTTGCGACGAATGTAACATGCTCAGAACAATATATTTCCATCGTCATTCCTTCACGTATGTATGTAAAAGCTTACCGAGATAAAGGACTTCATTCGAAGAACCTATCCCGTGCACTTGAGGATGGAGGAACATTGACTTCAGTATTTGTTCCTTGGAATACTTGCGGAGTATTTATCCTTGCAACACTTGGTGTGCATGCATTCGATTATGCACCATATGCGATTCTGAATTTCATCATCCCAGTTATTTCTATCATTTATGCGATGACTGGCTTTACCATTACGAAATTGACAGAAGCCGAAATTCAGAATATCAAGAAAGAAGAGGAAGCAACTTTACCTATATGA
- a CDS encoding transcriptional regulator, translating to MNTRIAVIGSTEFIERIESITSEIAGIDFDAYVYEKPTEAGILVKKLKPCDAVLFSGALPYYFSKKYHEHLPIPSFYLEQDEMSVASSILSVLYHKKISPHRISIDVSNALIVKNVLTDLEIEMDPSYIMDYQEMLNDSFDISLITSYHHELWKEGFIDLALTSIHSVFDQLQLIGVPAMRMVDPRSSIFNALQDIKANTELIKSRSSQIAVCYVISDEVNAHELVDGLAHEIQASVQLLEDFHFILYSTRGEIESLIKKNGLNYFFDKFKKKSKVGFGYGSTIMDADRHAKIALGFAEKHSEYKCGYILTEDKDLLGPFPQQTKQQRLKNDHPELLQVAKQTKLSPANISKIIQFSHSRQSVQFTAAELEDYLQVTRRTTERILKKLSDHGHVTIVGEEMTYSKGRPRAVYELNLPVY from the coding sequence ATGAATACAAGAATTGCTGTCATTGGTTCCACTGAATTTATCGAAAGAATTGAATCCATCACATCCGAAATTGCTGGAATTGATTTCGACGCCTATGTATATGAGAAACCTACTGAGGCAGGTATCCTTGTTAAGAAACTCAAGCCGTGTGATGCTGTATTGTTCTCCGGGGCGTTGCCATACTACTTTTCAAAAAAATATCATGAGCACCTTCCGATTCCTTCTTTTTATTTAGAACAAGATGAAATGTCGGTCGCTTCTTCCATACTATCCGTGCTTTATCATAAAAAAATCTCTCCACATCGAATTTCCATCGATGTTAGTAACGCCTTGATCGTAAAGAACGTATTAACTGACCTCGAAATCGAGATGGACCCGAGTTATATCATGGATTATCAGGAGATGCTGAATGACTCATTTGATATTTCACTGATCACTTCTTACCATCATGAACTTTGGAAGGAGGGTTTCATTGATCTTGCATTAACAAGCATCCATTCTGTATTTGATCAACTGCAACTTATTGGGGTACCTGCCATGCGCATGGTTGATCCTCGAAGCTCCATCTTTAATGCGCTGCAGGATATTAAAGCCAATACAGAACTAATTAAAAGCAGATCTTCACAGATTGCCGTTTGCTATGTCATATCGGATGAAGTGAACGCTCATGAACTGGTAGATGGTTTAGCACATGAAATACAAGCCTCGGTCCAGCTTCTTGAAGACTTCCACTTCATCCTGTACAGCACTCGTGGTGAAATCGAATCGTTAATAAAGAAAAACGGCCTGAATTATTTTTTTGACAAATTCAAGAAGAAGAGTAAAGTTGGTTTCGGATATGGTTCAACCATTATGGATGCCGATCGTCATGCAAAGATTGCCCTCGGATTTGCTGAAAAACATAGTGAGTACAAATGCGGATACATTCTCACGGAAGACAAAGATTTGCTTGGACCGTTTCCACAGCAAACCAAACAGCAACGCTTGAAAAACGATCATCCCGAACTACTTCAGGTTGCCAAACAGACAAAATTGAGTCCTGCAAACATATCTAAAATCATCCAGTTCAGTCATTCCCGCCAATCCGTCCAATTCACGGCTGCTGAACTAGAGGATTATTTACAGGTGACCCGCCGTACTACAGAAAGAATTTTAAAAAAGCTATCCGATCATGGGCATGTCACCATCGTCGGCGAAGAAATGACCTATTCGAAGGGACGCCCCAGAGCTGTTTATGAACTTAATTTGCCAGTATACTAG
- a CDS encoding mandelate racemase/muconate lactonizing enzyme family protein, producing MKITAIHLYAIHLPLKEPFVVSYHTYEFMPSIIVKIETDEGFVGYGEGVADEHVTGEILEGTYQVLKNTLGPILLGKNPFEIERLHDLMDKAIYGAPTAKAAIDIACFDIMGKKLGQPVYQLIGGRYHDEFPITHVLSIAPPEKMAEEAAVMVEQGYQSFKMKVGTNVSEDVARIQAVRDRVGGDSIAIRADVNQGWRNSAVTLVAIDQLLECQLDWLEQPVAADDIDGMVEIKSKSTIPLMIDEGLKGTREMREIIQKRAADKLNIKLMKCGGIYQAIKLAHQAELAGLECQIGSMVESSIGSAAGFHVAFSKKVITSVELTGPLKFSKDVGNLYYDVPYIRLNEKPGLGVEINEETLVELTVFQDVIQ from the coding sequence ATGAAAATTACAGCGATCCACCTATATGCAATCCATCTGCCTCTTAAAGAGCCCTTTGTGGTTAGTTACCATACTTACGAATTTATGCCATCGATCATTGTCAAAATTGAGACGGATGAAGGATTTGTTGGGTACGGGGAAGGTGTGGCAGACGAACATGTGACTGGTGAGATTCTGGAAGGGACCTACCAGGTGTTGAAAAATACGTTGGGACCCATACTGTTAGGCAAGAATCCATTTGAAATCGAAAGGCTTCATGATTTGATGGACAAAGCGATTTATGGAGCTCCTACAGCTAAGGCGGCCATTGACATTGCTTGCTTTGATATCATGGGAAAGAAGCTGGGGCAGCCAGTCTACCAGCTAATCGGGGGACGTTATCATGATGAGTTTCCAATTACCCATGTCTTAAGTATAGCTCCTCCTGAAAAAATGGCCGAAGAAGCGGCAGTTATGGTCGAGCAGGGCTATCAGTCATTTAAAATGAAGGTTGGCACCAATGTCAGTGAAGATGTGGCACGCATACAAGCTGTCCGCGACCGTGTAGGTGGTGATAGTATCGCTATACGTGCAGATGTTAATCAAGGATGGCGGAACAGTGCGGTAACTCTTGTAGCGATTGATCAATTGCTTGAATGCCAGCTTGATTGGCTTGAACAACCGGTAGCTGCCGATGACATCGATGGGATGGTTGAAATAAAATCGAAGTCTACGATTCCGCTGATGATTGATGAGGGATTGAAGGGTACACGGGAAATGCGCGAAATTATCCAGAAACGAGCAGCTGATAAATTGAATATTAAACTGATGAAATGCGGTGGTATATATCAGGCAATAAAGCTAGCCCACCAAGCAGAGCTTGCTGGGTTAGAATGTCAGATTGGCTCAATGGTAGAATCATCCATTGGTTCTGCAGCTGGCTTCCATGTTGCATTTTCAAAAAAGGTGATCACAAGCGTGGAACTCACTGGTCCATTGAAATTCTCCAAGGATGTAGGGAATCTTTATTATGATGTCCCATATATTAGGTTGAATGAAAAACCAGGATTAGGTGTAGAGATAAATGAAGAAACGCTAGTTGAATTAACAGTTTTTCAGGATGTCATCCAATAA
- a CDS encoding GNAT family N-acetyltransferase: protein MELIYEGTISKDKNHKRYEVRKLVLEDLTDILQVQVQVVHHLTDKGVLQPLTKEEFQYILEGNGLMIGAFVGEELIAFRALLAPPIDEEHLGRDFGMMEYELSEVIYQEISNVLPAYRGNKLQQTLATLIMKDLNKQESPYRYVCCTVAPFNIPSLKDKFAQGMEIVALKEKYGGQLRYIFVKELSEVDASPWQEIQIIEMNDIASQQGIIANGWRGFKMEEQEGKQLVFYGSRHTI, encoded by the coding sequence TTGGAATTGATTTATGAGGGTACCATCAGTAAGGATAAAAATCATAAACGCTATGAGGTCAGAAAATTAGTGTTGGAGGATTTAACCGATATTTTACAAGTTCAAGTACAGGTCGTTCACCATTTGACCGATAAAGGTGTACTTCAACCGCTTACTAAGGAAGAGTTTCAATATATTCTAGAAGGAAATGGGCTCATGATTGGAGCGTTCGTTGGTGAGGAACTCATTGCATTCCGGGCGTTGCTGGCTCCGCCTATTGATGAGGAACATCTAGGGAGAGATTTTGGAATGATGGAATACGAGCTGTCGGAAGTGATTTATCAGGAAATTTCAAACGTACTGCCTGCATACAGGGGAAACAAACTGCAACAAACACTTGCAACGTTGATCATGAAGGATTTGAACAAGCAGGAGTCGCCTTACCGATATGTATGCTGTACAGTTGCGCCTTTTAACATTCCCAGTTTAAAAGATAAATTTGCCCAAGGAATGGAAATTGTGGCGTTAAAAGAGAAATATGGCGGGCAATTGCGTTATATATTTGTCAAGGAATTGTCTGAAGTGGACGCATCTCCATGGCAGGAAATCCAGATCATTGAGATGAATGATATAGCATCCCAGCAAGGAATTATCGCAAATGGTTGGCGTGGATTTAAAATGGAAGAACAGGAAGGAAAACAGTTAGTCTTTTATGGTAGTAGGCATACGATTTAA